One Fundidesulfovibrio soli genomic region harbors:
- a CDS encoding DegT/DnrJ/EryC1/StrS family aminotransferase — MTMQPKIHYTKPSITELEIRYATDAAANGWGELCYAYISRFESEFASYLGVPHAIATSSCTGALHMGLAALGIGPGDEVLLADTNWIATAAPITYLGATPVFADVLPDSWCLDPARAEQAITPRTKAIIATHIYGNLCDMDALLSIGASRGIPVIEDSAEAIGSIYRGSRAGSMGRFGAFSFHGTKTMTTGEGGMFVTSDPLLHEHVLTLSNHGRSRTQTKQFWPDMVGFKYKMSNVQAAIGCAQLERIEELTLRKREIFAKYRRALGSLPGVSMNPEPDGTRNGYWMPTVVFAPETGLTRDRLTALFKEQNIDARVFFSPLSALGLFAAQPENTVAGDLAGRAINLPSYHDMTDEDIERVATTIRGAMGL; from the coding sequence ATGACCATGCAGCCCAAGATACACTACACAAAGCCCTCCATCACGGAGCTCGAAATCCGGTACGCCACGGACGCGGCCGCCAACGGATGGGGGGAGCTCTGCTACGCCTACATCTCCCGTTTCGAATCCGAATTCGCCAGCTACCTGGGCGTTCCCCACGCCATAGCCACCTCCAGCTGCACCGGCGCGCTGCACATGGGGCTTGCCGCCCTGGGCATCGGCCCCGGTGACGAGGTCCTGCTTGCCGACACCAATTGGATAGCCACGGCGGCGCCCATTACCTACCTCGGGGCCACCCCGGTGTTCGCGGATGTGCTCCCGGATTCCTGGTGCCTCGACCCGGCCCGGGCGGAGCAGGCCATCACGCCCCGCACCAAGGCCATCATCGCGACGCACATCTACGGCAATCTGTGCGACATGGACGCCCTGCTCTCCATCGGCGCATCGCGCGGGATACCCGTGATCGAGGACTCCGCCGAAGCCATCGGCTCCATCTACCGGGGCAGCCGGGCAGGCTCCATGGGGCGCTTCGGCGCGTTCTCCTTCCATGGGACCAAAACCATGACCACCGGCGAAGGCGGCATGTTCGTCACCAGCGACCCCCTCCTCCACGAGCATGTTTTGACTCTCAGCAACCATGGCCGCAGCAGGACCCAGACGAAACAGTTCTGGCCCGACATGGTTGGTTTCAAATACAAGATGTCCAACGTGCAGGCAGCCATCGGCTGCGCCCAGTTGGAGCGCATCGAGGAACTCACCTTGCGCAAAAGGGAGATCTTCGCGAAGTACCGCCGGGCACTGGGCTCCCTGCCCGGGGTAAGCATGAACCCGGAACCTGACGGCACCCGCAACGGTTATTGGATGCCCACCGTGGTCTTCGCCCCGGAAACAGGCCTGACGAGGGATCGGCTGACAGCCCTGTTCAAGGAGCAAAACATAGATGCCCGGGTGTTCTTCTCCCCGCTGAGCGCGCTCGGCCTGTTCGCGGCGCAGCCGGAGAACACCGTGGCCGGCGATCTGGCGGGGAGAGCCATCAACCTGCCCAGCTACCACGACATGACCGACGAAGACATCGAGCGCGTCGCGACGACCATCCGCGGCGCCATGGGCCTCTAG
- a CDS encoding response regulator transcription factor: protein MTPGMRVFLVDDHPAVRQGLALLLGQERHTVCGEAGGKAEFLERVGASGAQIALVDLSLGEESGLALLEELRRRGIPALIYSMHEDAETIERAFAAGAGGYVTKREVSSVLLDALAEVAAGGRYVSPRAGRSLVERGAPGGAGQDAGALSEREGQILGLLGRGESAADIAAALSISARTVESYCARIMDKLGLSGMKALKKHAIQRMK from the coding sequence ATGACACCGGGCATGCGTGTCTTCCTGGTGGACGATCACCCTGCCGTTCGCCAGGGCCTGGCCCTGCTGCTGGGGCAGGAGCGGCACACGGTCTGCGGCGAGGCCGGCGGGAAGGCCGAGTTTCTGGAGCGCGTCGGGGCGTCCGGGGCGCAGATCGCCCTGGTGGACCTCTCCCTGGGCGAGGAGAGCGGGCTGGCCCTGCTGGAGGAGCTGCGGCGACGCGGCATCCCCGCCCTGATCTATTCCATGCACGAGGACGCGGAGACCATCGAGCGGGCCTTCGCGGCGGGGGCGGGCGGCTACGTGACCAAACGCGAGGTGTCCTCCGTGCTGCTGGACGCCCTGGCCGAAGTGGCGGCCGGCGGGCGTTACGTGAGCCCCCGCGCGGGCAGGAGCCTGGTGGAGCGGGGCGCCCCCGGCGGGGCCGGGCAGGACGCGGGGGCGCTCTCCGAGCGGGAGGGTCAGATCCTCGGCCTGCTGGGCAGGGGCGAATCCGCCGCGGACATCGCTGCCGCGCTCTCCATCAGCGCCCGCACCGTGGAGTCCTACTGCGCGCGCATCATGGACAAGCTGGGGCTCAGCGGCATGAAGGCCCTGAAGAAGCACGCCATCCAACGGATGAAATGA
- a CDS encoding class I SAM-dependent methyltransferase, with protein MNCRHCGTPLTDTVLDLGCAPPSNSYLNKADLNSPETHYPLRLFACSRCFLVQTEDFTRADMLFHPDYAYFSSVSSTWCAHAARYAAMIRRKLRLGPGSFVLEVASNDGYLLRNFVEMGIPCLGIEPTDRTAEAAERLGIPVIREFFGLGLSNRLTDEGRQADLLVGNNVFAHVPDINDFTAGIREALKPDGVVTLEFPHLLKLLRLGQFDTVYHEHYSYLSLRTVCAIFESEGLRAWHVEQLPTHGGSLRVYGCRRDSSRARNASVSRVLETERRFGLDRMETYGGLQAKADRIKDDLLAALIRLKRRGLRLAAYGAAAKGNTLLNYAGIRADLVPYVCDAAPSKQNRFLPGSRLPILPVETLREDKPDVILVLPWNIVSEIVEHHGYVRQWGGRFLTAVPSLKFR; from the coding sequence ATGAACTGCCGCCACTGCGGTACTCCCCTGACGGATACCGTTCTCGATCTGGGCTGCGCCCCCCCGTCCAACTCCTACCTGAACAAGGCTGACCTGAACTCGCCCGAGACGCACTACCCTCTGCGCCTCTTCGCTTGCAGCCGCTGCTTCCTGGTGCAGACGGAGGATTTCACCCGGGCGGACATGCTCTTCCACCCAGACTACGCCTATTTTTCATCCGTTTCCTCCACGTGGTGCGCGCACGCGGCCCGCTACGCCGCCATGATCCGGCGCAAGCTCCGGCTCGGGCCCGGGAGCTTCGTCCTCGAGGTGGCCTCCAACGACGGCTATCTGCTCCGCAACTTCGTCGAGATGGGGATACCCTGCCTGGGCATCGAACCCACGGACCGCACCGCCGAGGCTGCGGAGCGCCTCGGCATCCCCGTCATCCGCGAGTTCTTCGGGCTCGGCCTGTCTAACAGGCTCACCGATGAGGGCCGGCAGGCCGACCTGCTCGTTGGCAACAACGTCTTCGCACACGTTCCGGACATCAACGATTTCACCGCGGGAATCAGGGAGGCCCTCAAGCCCGACGGGGTGGTCACGCTGGAGTTCCCGCACCTTTTGAAGCTTCTGCGCCTGGGGCAGTTCGATACTGTCTACCACGAGCACTACTCGTACCTCTCGCTGCGGACGGTTTGCGCCATATTTGAATCGGAGGGTCTCCGCGCCTGGCACGTGGAGCAGCTGCCCACGCACGGCGGAAGCTTGCGGGTCTACGGCTGTCGCCGCGACTCCTCACGTGCCAGGAACGCCTCCGTGTCCCGCGTGCTGGAAACGGAGCGCCGCTTCGGGCTGGACAGGATGGAGACCTACGGAGGCCTGCAGGCCAAGGCCGACCGGATCAAGGACGACCTTCTAGCCGCCCTGATCCGGCTGAAACGCCGAGGTCTGCGCCTGGCCGCTTACGGGGCGGCGGCCAAGGGCAATACGTTGCTCAACTATGCGGGGATCCGGGCCGACCTTGTACCCTACGTCTGCGACGCCGCGCCCTCCAAACAGAACCGTTTCCTGCCCGGTTCGCGCCTGCCGATCCTGCCTGTGGAAACCCTGCGGGAGGACAAGCCCGACGTCATCCTGGTTTTGCCCTGGAACATCGTCTCTGAAATCGTGGAGCATCACGGCTACGTCCGGCAGTGGGGAGGGCGTTTCCTCACGGCCGTGCCCAGCCTGAAATTCCGTTAG
- a CDS encoding dTDP-4-dehydrorhamnose 3,5-epimerase family protein — MTIIPTPVDGLFEVSHTRFTDSRGLFERLFCIEALVSILKGRHIVAVNHSKTASIGALRGLHYQMPPHAEMKLVCCLRGSVHDVAVDIRQGSSTFLRHHTTILTGDNARMVVIPEGFAHGFQVLEPDSELLYLHTAPYAPASERGLAWNDPRLAIEWPGPVTDISQRDGGHAFINDSFQGVPA; from the coding sequence ATGACGATCATTCCGACCCCTGTCGACGGGCTGTTCGAAGTCTCGCATACCCGCTTCACCGACAGCCGGGGGCTGTTCGAGCGCCTGTTCTGCATCGAGGCTCTGGTCTCAATCCTGAAGGGACGGCACATCGTCGCGGTCAACCACTCCAAGACCGCATCCATCGGGGCGCTGCGGGGCCTTCACTATCAGATGCCTCCCCATGCGGAGATGAAGCTCGTCTGCTGCCTGCGCGGGAGCGTGCATGACGTGGCCGTGGACATCCGCCAGGGGTCTTCGACCTTCCTTCGCCACCACACGACAATTCTCACCGGGGACAACGCGCGCATGGTCGTCATTCCCGAGGGGTTCGCCCACGGCTTCCAGGTGCTGGAGCCCGACAGCGAGCTTCTGTACCTGCACACCGCGCCGTATGCCCCGGCATCGGAACGGGGCCTGGCCTGGAACGACCCGCGCCTTGCCATCGAATGGCCCGGCCCCGTGACGGATATCTCCCAGCGCGATGGCGGCCATGCCTTCATCAACGACAGTTTTCAGGGGGTTCCCGCATGA
- a CDS encoding glycosyltransferase family protein — MPAPVLRRFPVACPAPLGYTLAMRILCIDGHFFLRAFRELGHEVLGIGPSCLMDVPVDRVLSLKDLHDILNARGFAPDAVLWADTCKPPLVAGLETLPWPTLAYSIDQYLNPWHQSYSAGFDAVFVAQKDYLPMFEAEHPRPAVWLPLFCDPFVLRGVPPGLEPGGRDIPVAFVGTPDPGANPARKPFLDAFERLAPLTRVCGDYAPVFTRSRLALNQSAAGELNFRVFEAMCCGVAVLTEDIGNGLGELFTPGEDLLVYPRGDAPAAAGIALAALAGDKLEEIARSGREKALRRHTVEARAKTILAWAARLAAQGAPARRLRDIAAVRARMANAYAILALDEQLPLTPEHRRFYLELAAAVRGG; from the coding sequence TTGCCAGCGCCGGTTTTGCGCCGCTTCCCGGTTGCCTGCCCGGCCCCGCTTGGCTACACCTTGGCCATGCGGATTCTGTGCATCGACGGACACTTCTTCCTGCGGGCCTTCCGCGAACTGGGGCATGAGGTCCTGGGCATCGGCCCGTCCTGCCTCATGGACGTGCCCGTGGACCGCGTCCTCTCCCTCAAGGATCTGCACGACATCCTGAACGCCCGGGGCTTCGCCCCCGACGCCGTACTCTGGGCCGACACCTGCAAGCCGCCCCTGGTGGCCGGGCTGGAGACCCTGCCCTGGCCCACCCTGGCCTACTCCATCGACCAGTATCTCAACCCCTGGCACCAGTCCTATTCGGCCGGATTCGACGCCGTGTTCGTGGCCCAGAAGGACTACCTGCCCATGTTCGAGGCCGAGCACCCCCGCCCGGCCGTGTGGCTGCCGCTGTTCTGCGATCCCTTCGTGCTTCGGGGCGTGCCGCCGGGCCTGGAGCCTGGCGGGCGGGACATCCCCGTGGCCTTCGTGGGCACGCCCGACCCCGGGGCCAACCCGGCGCGCAAACCCTTTCTGGACGCCTTCGAGCGCCTGGCCCCGCTGACCCGGGTCTGCGGGGACTACGCTCCGGTGTTCACGCGCAGCAGGCTGGCGCTGAACCAGTCAGCCGCAGGGGAGCTCAATTTCCGGGTGTTCGAAGCCATGTGCTGCGGGGTCGCCGTGCTCACCGAGGACATCGGCAACGGCCTGGGGGAGTTGTTCACGCCTGGGGAGGATCTGCTGGTCTATCCGCGCGGAGACGCGCCCGCCGCCGCCGGGATCGCCCTGGCCGCCCTTGCCGGGGACAAGCTGGAGGAGATCGCGCGTTCGGGCAGGGAGAAGGCGCTGCGCAGGCATACGGTGGAAGCCCGGGCCAAAACCATCCTGGCCTGGGCCGCGCGGCTGGCCGCGCAGGGAGCGCCCGCGCGCAGGCTGCGCGACATCGCGGCCGTGCGGGCGCGCATGGCCAACGCCTACGCCATCCTGGCCCTGGACGAGCAGCTGCCGCTCACGCCGGAGCACCGCCGGTTCTACCTGGAGCTGGCGGCGGCGGTTCGGGGGGGCTGA
- a CDS encoding DVU_1551 family NTP transferase — MDHTIANDPAPAGGGRPGRVAALVLAAGFSTRMDGFKPLLPLGGVSVLRRCAGLFFHAGVERIMVVAGHRADDVLAEATRFGIEGVRNPYPDRGMFSSVQAGVAALPEDTEAFFLLPVDIPLVRVSTVKTLLSRWRSDGPGVLLPSFNGKRGHPPLISMGHAQRILNWQKGGGLRALLNGLPGVDVPVPDSNILTDMDTGEDYRAAQIRLRRSGIATPEETRALLDILDMNERGRAHGEAVAKVALCFAKALNAAGRALDLESVRTAGLLHDVAKGKPDHEREGGVLLRGYGFSDTAAIVAAHRDVSLPEGELLGEREVVYLADKFVRGASLIPLEARFQEKLDLHAGDEAATAAITRRLNNARRVLAALEAEAGRSVDKILAGCGVWA; from the coding sequence ATGGACCACACAATCGCAAATGACCCCGCACCGGCGGGAGGGGGCAGGCCCGGCCGCGTGGCCGCGCTCGTCCTGGCCGCCGGATTCTCCACCCGCATGGACGGCTTCAAGCCGCTGCTGCCCCTGGGCGGCGTGAGCGTGCTGCGCCGTTGCGCGGGCCTTTTCTTCCACGCCGGGGTCGAGCGCATCATGGTGGTCGCGGGGCACCGCGCGGACGACGTGCTGGCCGAGGCCACCCGCTTCGGCATCGAGGGCGTGCGCAACCCGTATCCGGACCGGGGCATGTTCAGCTCCGTACAGGCCGGCGTGGCCGCCCTCCCTGAGGATACCGAGGCCTTCTTCCTGCTCCCGGTGGACATCCCCCTGGTGCGCGTCTCCACGGTGAAGACGCTGCTCTCCCGCTGGCGTTCCGACGGCCCAGGGGTGCTTCTGCCCTCCTTCAACGGCAAGCGCGGGCATCCGCCGCTGATCTCCATGGGCCACGCCCAGCGCATCCTGAACTGGCAAAAGGGCGGCGGGCTGCGAGCCCTCCTGAACGGGCTCCCCGGGGTGGACGTGCCCGTGCCGGACAGCAACATACTGACCGACATGGACACCGGGGAAGACTACCGGGCCGCCCAGATCAGGCTGCGGCGCTCGGGCATAGCCACCCCGGAGGAGACCCGGGCCCTGCTGGACATCCTGGACATGAACGAGCGCGGCAGGGCCCACGGGGAGGCCGTGGCCAAGGTGGCCCTCTGCTTCGCCAAGGCCCTCAATGCCGCCGGGCGCGCCCTGGACCTGGAGTCGGTGCGCACCGCCGGCCTGCTGCACGACGTGGCCAAGGGCAAACCCGACCACGAGAGGGAGGGGGGCGTCCTGTTGCGGGGCTACGGCTTCAGCGACACGGCGGCTATCGTGGCCGCGCACCGCGATGTCTCGCTGCCGGAGGGCGAACTGCTGGGCGAGCGGGAGGTGGTCTACCTGGCGGACAAGTTCGTGCGCGGCGCGAGCCTGATCCCCCTGGAGGCCCGCTTCCAGGAAAAGCTGGACCTCCACGCCGGGGACGAGGCCGCAACCGCGGCCATCACCCGGCGGCTGAACAACGCCAGGCGCGTGCTGGCGGCCCTGGAGGCTGAGGCCGGGCGGAGCGTGGACAAAATTCTGGCCGGGTGCGGCGTCTGGGCGTGA